A section of the Enterococcus montenegrensis genome encodes:
- a CDS encoding PTS glucitol/sorbitol transporter subunit IIA — protein MIEGKITAIGEQAIDPKEKLLIFFDESATAGLKPYAIIQDVPAASEITLKVGDEISFGSAKYTVTHLGNTALKGLHEIQHASFVFDQIPAADSIVNGIYLTPFEVPHLEVGMMITYP, from the coding sequence ATGATAGAAGGAAAAATTACGGCAATTGGCGAACAGGCAATTGATCCAAAAGAGAAACTTTTAATCTTTTTTGATGAAAGCGCCACAGCTGGGCTGAAACCTTATGCCATTATTCAAGATGTGCCAGCAGCTTCTGAAATTACGCTAAAAGTTGGAGATGAAATCAGTTTTGGCAGCGCCAAATATACAGTCACCCATCTAGGAAATACGGCATTAAAAGGCCTGCATGAAATTCAACATGCATCTTTTGTATTTGATCAAATACCAGCAGCTGACAGCATTGTAAATGGGATATACTTAACACCTTTTGAAGTTCCCCATTTAGAAGTAGGCATGATGATTACGTATCCTTAA
- a CDS encoding rhodanese-like domain-containing protein: MTSISVQDFNLLRQNEVLNILDIRDLQDFEMSHLQNAVSVPATSLPNELNNLDKNATYYVISYSGRRSEIIASFLENHGFHAIHVIGGMRDLKELAA, translated from the coding sequence ATGACTTCAATTTCCGTACAAGATTTTAACTTGCTACGACAAAACGAAGTGCTGAACATCTTAGATATTCGCGATTTACAAGACTTTGAAATGAGCCATTTGCAAAACGCTGTTTCAGTACCAGCGACTAGTCTTCCTAATGAATTAAATAATTTAGATAAAAATGCGACTTACTATGTGATTAGCTATTCCGGACGTCGCTCAGAAATCATCGCGAGTTTCTTAGAAAATCACGGCTTTCACGCCATTCATGTTATTGGTGGTATGCGTGATCTAAAAGAATTAGCAGCTTAA
- a CDS encoding AI-2E family transporter — MMEKEKKRLSWFWKWFLNNQFVTALLIILLILLILNAFTKVSYLFEPVAQFVGVVGLPIVLAGVFYYLMNPAVDYLEKKGLKRIYSIILLFLLVIGLITWGVVVIVPKIREQTASFIDNFPNYLDVIDQKANEILNDPMFGTFKDQFDSYGDKITTWLTDFIRNISSSTISSIGKIVGAVASTLVAIFTMPFILFYLLKDGRNLAPYFVKFLPNKVRKPTLKVLREMNDQVSSYIRGQLTVAFAVSIMFIIGFSIIGLDYSVTLGVAAGFLNLIPYLGSFLAMVPAVFLGIVAGPIMLVKVLVVFVIEQTIEGRLISPLVLGNELSVHPVTILLVLLTSGKLFGVVGVILGIPVYAAAKVLITHLFEWYKDVSQYYHEEDVEEEQ; from the coding sequence CTGATGGAAAAAGAGAAGAAACGTCTGTCGTGGTTTTGGAAATGGTTTTTGAATAATCAGTTTGTGACAGCGTTGTTAATTATTTTATTAATTTTATTGATTTTAAATGCTTTTACGAAGGTTTCGTATTTATTTGAGCCAGTGGCCCAATTTGTCGGTGTCGTGGGCTTACCCATTGTTTTAGCTGGGGTCTTTTATTATTTGATGAACCCCGCGGTGGATTACTTGGAAAAAAAGGGGCTAAAACGAATTTATAGTATCATCTTATTGTTTTTATTAGTAATTGGTTTAATCACTTGGGGTGTGGTGGTTATCGTGCCAAAAATTCGCGAACAAACTGCCAGTTTTATTGATAATTTTCCCAATTATTTGGATGTTATCGACCAAAAGGCCAATGAAATTTTAAACGACCCAATGTTTGGTACCTTTAAAGATCAGTTTGATAGCTATGGTGACAAAATCACAACCTGGCTGACAGATTTCATTCGTAATATTTCTAGCTCAACTATTTCTAGCATTGGCAAAATAGTCGGGGCAGTGGCATCAACTTTGGTAGCGATTTTTACGATGCCATTTATTTTATTTTATCTTTTAAAAGATGGCCGTAATTTAGCACCTTATTTTGTTAAATTCTTGCCAAATAAAGTTCGCAAACCGACGTTAAAAGTATTAAGAGAAATGAATGACCAGGTTTCATCTTATATCAGAGGCCAATTAACAGTGGCCTTTGCGGTTTCGATTATGTTTATTATCGGCTTTTCTATTATTGGTTTGGATTATTCGGTCACATTAGGTGTTGCGGCAGGCTTTTTAAATTTGATTCCTTATTTAGGTTCGTTTTTAGCAATGGTCCCGGCGGTGTTTTTAGGAATTGTTGCGGGTCCGATTATGCTGGTAAAAGTTTTGGTAGTTTTTGTTATCGAACAAACTATTGAAGGGCGTTTGATCTCGCCATTAGTATTAGGCAATGAGCTTTCGGTCCATCCGGTTACTATTTTGCTGGTATTATTAACTTCTGGTAAATTATTTGGGGTCGTGGGGGTTATTCTGGGGATTCCTGTTTACGCGGCGGCCAAAGTTTTAATTACACACCTTTTTGAGTGGTATAAAGATGTCTCCCAATATTATCACGAAGAAGACGTAGAAGAAGAGCAATAA
- a CDS encoding fructose-1,6-bisphosphatase has product MEKKYYQLLKEKFPKKEQVLTELINLEAIVQLPKGTEHFVSDLHGEFDAFDHVLRNGSGSVKEKVKECFQAMPKVPITDLCTLIYYPEEKLALQKASLKPQALIAYYKENIPYLLQVTNYAGRKYTRSKVRKALPPQFAYIIEELLTEVDTKKDKIDYFTTIVNRIIELNQAPALITALCKTIQRLVVDHLHVVGDIYDRGPKPDQIMERLSNLPSVDIQWGNHDIVWLAAVAGSPVAAMNLLRISSRYGNLDILEERYGINLRPLATYAQKYYEPTPAFNLKAEDMHTFSEAEQILFNQIQQATAILQFKLEGQLILRRPEFLLDKRNVLTFIDYSSQTITLDDVVYPLVDFNGPTVDEKQPLTLTKEEETLIARLLSSIQESEKLKRHMDFMLASGSMYLCYNDNLLFHGCIPLHENGDLKSLRINGHNYAGKALLDFYEEQVRKSYLDPSCHDDFATDMLWYLWTGESSSLFGKEAMTTFERYYIADKKTHIEKKNPYYRLRNDETICQELLAEFDLPHHGHIINGHTPVKEKKGEDPIKANSKLIVIDGGYAKSYQKTTGIAGYTLLSNSYGMQLAAHQPFTSVADAVKNGTDIISVKRLVDEVIHRTKVKTTNTGVKICHEMADLSYLYQNFDKI; this is encoded by the coding sequence TTGGAAAAGAAGTATTACCAATTACTTAAAGAAAAATTTCCAAAAAAAGAACAAGTCTTAACCGAACTGATAAATTTAGAGGCTATTGTGCAATTGCCCAAGGGAACAGAACACTTTGTTAGCGATCTTCACGGAGAATTTGATGCTTTTGATCATGTTTTGCGTAATGGCTCAGGTAGTGTCAAAGAAAAAGTTAAAGAGTGTTTCCAAGCTATGCCCAAAGTCCCGATTACCGATTTATGCACCCTTATTTATTACCCAGAAGAAAAATTGGCGTTACAAAAAGCTTCTTTAAAGCCACAAGCATTAATCGCCTATTATAAAGAAAATATTCCTTATCTTCTGCAAGTTACCAATTATGCTGGACGCAAATATACCCGCTCAAAGGTTCGAAAAGCACTCCCACCGCAATTTGCGTATATTATTGAAGAATTACTAACTGAAGTAGATACAAAAAAAGACAAAATCGATTATTTTACTACGATTGTGAATCGTATTATTGAATTAAACCAAGCACCAGCCTTGATTACTGCCTTATGTAAGACGATACAACGCCTAGTAGTTGATCATCTTCATGTAGTAGGCGATATTTATGATCGGGGACCTAAACCTGATCAAATAATGGAACGCTTAAGCAATTTACCTTCTGTCGATATTCAATGGGGTAATCACGATATCGTCTGGTTAGCAGCTGTTGCGGGTTCTCCAGTAGCCGCGATGAATTTATTACGGATTTCTTCTCGCTACGGAAACTTAGATATTTTAGAAGAGCGTTATGGTATCAATTTACGCCCTTTAGCGACCTATGCTCAAAAATACTACGAACCAACCCCGGCTTTTAATTTAAAAGCCGAAGACATGCACACATTTTCTGAAGCTGAACAAATTTTATTCAATCAAATTCAGCAAGCAACTGCTATTTTGCAATTTAAATTGGAGGGCCAATTAATCTTGCGCCGTCCGGAATTCTTATTAGACAAACGCAATGTGCTAACGTTTATCGATTATTCCAGTCAAACCATCACGCTTGATGACGTCGTGTATCCACTGGTTGATTTCAATGGCCCTACTGTGGATGAAAAACAACCACTAACCTTAACAAAAGAAGAAGAAACCTTAATTGCCCGTCTCCTTTCTTCCATTCAAGAATCTGAAAAACTAAAACGCCATATGGATTTTATGTTGGCTTCAGGATCTATGTATTTGTGTTATAACGATAATTTACTATTCCACGGGTGTATTCCGTTACATGAAAATGGCGATTTAAAATCGCTACGAATTAATGGCCACAATTACGCCGGCAAAGCATTACTCGATTTTTACGAAGAACAAGTCCGTAAAAGCTATTTAGACCCTAGTTGCCATGATGATTTTGCCACAGATATGCTGTGGTATTTATGGACCGGGGAAAGTTCTTCACTTTTTGGTAAAGAAGCCATGACAACTTTTGAACGCTACTACATTGCTGACAAAAAAACGCATATTGAAAAGAAAAATCCTTACTATCGCTTACGTAATGATGAAACAATTTGCCAAGAACTGTTAGCCGAATTCGACTTGCCTCATCATGGCCATATTATTAACGGGCATACACCTGTTAAAGAAAAAAAAGGAGAAGATCCAATCAAGGCCAATAGTAAATTGATTGTTATCGATGGCGGTTACGCCAAAAGTTATCAAAAAACGACCGGTATTGCTGGTTATACGTTATTATCCAATAGCTATGGTATGCAACTAGCCGCTCATCAACCCTTCACCTCGGTTGCAGATGCTGTGAAAAACGGGACCGATATTATTTCGGTTAAACGCCTAGTGGATGAAGTTATCCACCGTACGAAAGTAAAAACGACCAATACTGGCGTTAAAATCTGTCACGAAATGGCGGATTTAAGTTATCTCTATCAAAATTTCGACAAAATTTAA
- a CDS encoding lactonase family protein, which produces MLHHLLLGTYTRRVSQGIYRITLDTANEQLVDLELATKENSPTYLAQSKAKNLYTVTAVDGKGGCGAYDKDFNFLNAVTKEGAPLCYVAVDEERQLVYGANYHLGEISVYGVEQDGSLKPGVIIKHDEPTGSNENQDNPHVHYTDLTPDKRLVVCDLGTDRVYTYNVSETGELDEVAIYQTEDGAGPRHLVFHPTKNIAYLLGELNSTMTVLSYNPQDGSFTEIMQDSLIPKDFTGANGGAAIRISQDGRFLYASNRGHNSIAVFAISEDGLTIEKVQTISTEGEFPRDFALDPSDKYVVCANQNSDNLTLYTRNQEDGHLTLIQKDVYAPECVCVLFED; this is translated from the coding sequence ATGTTACATCACTTATTACTAGGTACTTATACCAGACGTGTCAGCCAAGGAATTTATCGCATTACTTTAGATACTGCAAATGAGCAATTGGTAGACTTGGAATTGGCGACCAAAGAAAATAGTCCAACTTATTTAGCTCAAAGTAAGGCAAAAAATTTATACACTGTAACAGCCGTTGATGGCAAAGGTGGTTGTGGTGCATACGATAAAGATTTCAACTTTTTAAATGCCGTGACAAAAGAAGGCGCACCATTATGCTATGTGGCAGTGGATGAAGAGCGTCAGTTAGTTTATGGTGCAAATTACCATTTGGGTGAAATCAGCGTCTATGGCGTAGAACAAGATGGCAGTTTAAAACCAGGTGTCATTATTAAGCACGATGAACCAACGGGTAGTAATGAAAACCAAGATAATCCTCATGTTCATTATACAGATTTAACCCCTGACAAACGCCTTGTTGTTTGCGACCTTGGTACCGATCGCGTTTACACTTATAATGTCAGTGAAACAGGTGAATTAGATGAAGTGGCGATTTACCAAACCGAAGATGGCGCAGGCCCACGTCATTTAGTTTTTCATCCAACAAAAAATATCGCGTATTTATTAGGTGAGTTAAATAGTACCATGACTGTTTTAAGCTATAATCCACAAGATGGTAGCTTTACAGAAATTATGCAAGACTCCTTAATACCAAAAGATTTCACTGGTGCTAACGGTGGTGCTGCAATTCGCATTAGTCAAGATGGTCGCTTCTTATACGCATCCAATCGTGGGCATAATTCAATTGCTGTTTTTGCAATTTCAGAAGATGGTTTGACCATTGAAAAAGTTCAAACGATTAGTACTGAAGGTGAATTTCCACGGGACTTTGCGCTTGACCCAAGCGATAAATATGTCGTTTGTGCCAACCAAAACAGTGACAATTTGACGCTTTATACGCGCAATCAAGAAGATGGTCACTTAACCTTAATTCAAAAAGACGTTTATGCCCCTGAATGTGTCTGTGTTTTATTTGAAGACTAA
- the abc-f gene encoding ribosomal protection-like ABC-F family protein yields MTVIKIHDLTFGFDNQGVLLFDHSNLVIDESWKLGLIGRNGRGKTTLLNLLQGKFPYEGQITHQMSFTYFPQQLQDKGQLTFYALQEVVNFEQWQLERELNLLGVDPEILWRPFVSLSGGEQTKVLLALLFVDELNFPLIDEPTNHLDVMGRRQVAKYLKRKKQGFIVVSHDRHFVDEVVDHILSIEKSQLVLYQGNFSVYEEQKQLRDKYELEQNAKLKKEIGRLQQTAAEKAEWARSREGDKTKKSKGFIDTEKRRVNKGAVGADAARTMKRSKAIVNRLEDQAAQKAELLKDIETVDRLQMNFAPTHHKLLLQAEELTLVYGDNAPLFQPVSFELRQGERLAIKGINGAGKSSLIHYLMEHFTGNSQGILKRPQNLTISYLRQNYEDNTGTLTEFAESHHLNYEDLLNNLRKLGVEREVFYNKIEDMSMGQRKRVELAKSLASPAELFIWDEPLNYLDVFNQEQLEAVIKAVQPTMVIIEHDETFLNNVATKFLELKK; encoded by the coding sequence ATGACCGTAATAAAAATACACGATTTGACGTTTGGTTTTGACAACCAGGGCGTTTTACTTTTTGATCATAGTAATTTGGTAATTGATGAAAGTTGGAAACTAGGGCTGATTGGTCGGAATGGGCGGGGAAAAACGACGCTTTTAAATCTACTACAGGGTAAATTTCCCTATGAAGGCCAGATTACGCATCAAATGTCGTTTACCTATTTTCCTCAGCAATTGCAAGACAAAGGGCAGCTAACCTTTTATGCGTTACAAGAAGTAGTAAATTTTGAACAATGGCAACTAGAACGTGAACTAAATTTACTCGGCGTAGATCCTGAAATTTTGTGGCGCCCCTTTGTCAGTCTTTCCGGTGGGGAACAGACGAAGGTTTTACTAGCGTTATTGTTTGTGGATGAATTAAACTTCCCGTTAATTGATGAGCCGACCAATCACTTAGATGTCATGGGGCGAAGGCAAGTTGCAAAGTATTTAAAACGAAAAAAACAAGGCTTTATTGTGGTAAGCCATGATCGTCATTTTGTGGATGAAGTGGTAGATCATATTTTATCGATTGAAAAAAGTCAATTGGTTTTATATCAAGGTAATTTTTCAGTTTATGAAGAACAAAAGCAATTGCGGGATAAATATGAGTTGGAACAAAATGCTAAATTAAAAAAAGAAATTGGGCGCCTGCAACAAACCGCAGCTGAAAAAGCGGAGTGGGCCCGCTCTCGCGAAGGGGATAAGACGAAAAAATCAAAAGGCTTTATTGATACAGAAAAGCGCCGCGTGAATAAAGGGGCAGTGGGAGCGGATGCGGCTCGTACCATGAAACGCTCCAAAGCAATTGTGAATCGACTAGAAGATCAAGCTGCGCAAAAAGCAGAGCTATTAAAAGATATTGAAACAGTCGATAGGCTGCAAATGAATTTTGCTCCTACGCATCATAAGTTATTGTTACAAGCAGAAGAGTTAACGCTAGTCTATGGCGATAACGCCCCACTATTTCAACCCGTTTCATTTGAATTACGTCAAGGGGAACGCCTGGCAATAAAAGGGATCAACGGTGCTGGTAAATCGTCTTTAATCCATTATTTAATGGAACATTTTACCGGTAATAGCCAAGGGATTTTGAAGCGCCCGCAAAATCTTACTATTAGCTATCTGCGTCAAAATTACGAAGATAATACCGGGACTTTAACAGAATTTGCGGAAAGTCACCACCTGAATTACGAAGACTTGTTAAATAATTTACGTAAACTGGGTGTTGAGCGAGAAGTTTTCTATAATAAAATTGAAGATATGAGCATGGGGCAGCGTAAGCGAGTAGAATTGGCGAAGTCTTTGGCAAGTCCGGCAGAATTGTTTATTTGGGATGAACCGCTAAATTATTTGGATGTCTTTAATCAAGAACAACTTGAAGCCGTTATAAAAGCCGTCCAGCCTACTATGGTGATCATTGAGCACGATGAAACATTTTTAAACAACGTCGCGACAAAATTTTTGGAATTAAAAAAGTAA